In Paenibacillus larvae subsp. larvae, the following proteins share a genomic window:
- a CDS encoding xanthine phosphoribosyltransferase: protein MELLKRKIIEEGRVLSNQVLKVDAFLNHQIDAHLMQEIGKEFVRRFAGHRITKILTIESSGIAPAMMAGLILGVPVVFARKQKSVTLKDNLYVETVYSFTKKQSNEVSVSKQFLSADDHVLIIDDFLANGEAALGLANIVKKAGASVTGIGIVIEKSFQPGADKLKEAGYLVESLARISALEDGRVTFVEDEVNRPILKEVSHA from the coding sequence ATGGAGCTGTTGAAACGTAAAATTATCGAAGAAGGCCGGGTTCTGTCGAACCAAGTGCTGAAAGTCGATGCTTTTCTGAATCATCAAATTGATGCGCATCTTATGCAGGAGATCGGGAAGGAATTTGTCCGCCGGTTTGCCGGGCACCGGATCACCAAAATTTTGACTATTGAGAGCTCAGGCATTGCCCCGGCTATGATGGCCGGACTTATTCTCGGGGTCCCGGTCGTCTTCGCGAGAAAGCAAAAATCAGTAACTCTTAAGGACAATTTGTATGTCGAAACGGTTTATTCTTTTACCAAAAAGCAGTCGAATGAAGTCAGCGTATCCAAGCAGTTCCTTTCCGCCGATGACCACGTGCTGATTATCGACGATTTTCTTGCTAACGGGGAAGCCGCACTGGGGCTTGCAAATATTGTCAAAAAGGCCGGCGCCTCTGTAACAGGAATCGGCATCGTGATCGAGAAATCATTCCAACCCGGTGCAGACAAGCTGAAAGAAGCCGGTTACCTTGTGGAATCACTCGCCAGGATTTCTGCTCTGGAAGACGGACGGGTAACTTTCGTAGAAGACGAAGTAAACAGGCCTATTCTTAAGGAGGTTTCCCATGCGTAA
- a CDS encoding beta-galactosidase, producing MNQPSKTILVFYDPSFPKTGADLSQDVLKTLQSGCRLVCADELAHALEETEGGTLVNLHAPYFPKDAWTFIHSYLKRGGGLLSIGGAPFKIPVYKEKGMWKQEAQQTSYHQHLRIHEAMPVDPSPIDHLEAVADIPLYEPYADSLTVKPAYSLILHVTQQSDVPHEGGTSGPMDAHIYPLVKGISKEGREVAAPVVLLENTKGAFAGSRWIFVNQALTEAFWEEKGAQAVMEWAAFCVRGVTEMWLKPHFAVYDPGDKPKVKFQLQGLSRFCQANDRNDKWSFTFTFGKQGEAPFWTYQFEMDNSRELDFEHIRIPVQVESGQYDMTLKAESDRGEVRYLRQGIWGMDEQLLREGEYLTCDRDYFRKNGRPLPIIGMTYMTSDVARKFMFLPNVSVWDKDMAAMKKAGINMIRTGFWTSYRHISYMDGHPSEGVLRAIDAFILTAKKHDIEVCFNFFAFTPEMWEGSNPYLDPRSVEAQKRFIAAFVSRHKETKNLHWDLINEPSMFDHKREFLGPRSCQDPYEKAAYIEWLKRRHQGDIRKVQEAWGLTPDQLPDFDSVILPEPEEINFDIQDMLFGKKGSCWLDYSLFTMDMLNRWAEQLNETIRSIQPKQLITIGQDEALGAQRPSPFFYEQAMDYTTNHSWWLMDQLVWDGIFAKTPNKPNLIQETGIMYVETPDGRAKRSEIELRNILERKYAYSFSTGGAGAVQWLWNTNFYMDNINESNIGALRADGTEKPEANVSYDFGRFMEACRDLFEDRKLEDVVVVFPYSNDLSNRSFAVEATSRLTRVLAHEMNVHFRAMGEYQLDALKDQPAKLIVLPSAHNLSESAFAYPAARRNTAGDGSARSDRVLAAGQTPAGCAG from the coding sequence ATGAATCAACCGTCAAAAACAATACTTGTATTTTACGATCCGTCTTTTCCCAAAACGGGAGCGGACTTGTCACAGGATGTTTTGAAAACGCTGCAATCAGGGTGCCGTCTTGTTTGCGCGGATGAACTCGCACATGCTTTAGAGGAGACCGAAGGGGGCACTCTGGTAAATCTCCATGCGCCTTATTTTCCCAAAGATGCATGGACCTTTATTCACAGTTATTTAAAGCGCGGAGGCGGGCTGCTTAGCATAGGAGGGGCCCCATTTAAAATCCCGGTATACAAAGAAAAGGGCATGTGGAAGCAAGAGGCTCAGCAGACTTCCTACCATCAGCATCTTCGCATTCATGAAGCCATGCCGGTGGACCCGTCTCCGATCGATCATTTAGAAGCCGTGGCTGATATTCCCCTCTATGAGCCTTATGCAGACAGTCTGACCGTAAAGCCTGCTTACAGCTTGATTCTGCATGTAACACAGCAAAGTGACGTTCCCCATGAAGGGGGAACATCAGGGCCGATGGATGCCCATATTTACCCGCTGGTGAAAGGGATATCCAAAGAAGGCAGGGAAGTGGCCGCTCCTGTAGTCCTGCTGGAAAATACGAAAGGTGCGTTTGCCGGTTCCCGCTGGATATTTGTCAATCAGGCTTTAACAGAGGCATTCTGGGAGGAAAAAGGGGCACAAGCTGTTATGGAATGGGCTGCGTTCTGTGTCCGCGGGGTGACGGAAATGTGGCTGAAGCCTCATTTTGCCGTTTATGACCCGGGTGACAAGCCTAAAGTTAAGTTCCAACTGCAAGGGCTAAGCCGCTTTTGCCAGGCTAATGACCGGAATGACAAATGGAGCTTTACGTTTACGTTCGGCAAACAAGGGGAGGCGCCCTTTTGGACTTACCAGTTTGAGATGGATAACAGCCGGGAATTGGATTTCGAACATATCCGCATTCCGGTTCAAGTGGAGTCCGGCCAATACGATATGACCTTAAAAGCCGAGTCGGACCGCGGGGAAGTCCGTTATCTCCGGCAAGGGATATGGGGCATGGATGAGCAGCTTCTGCGGGAAGGGGAATATCTTACCTGCGACCGTGATTATTTCCGTAAAAACGGACGTCCGCTGCCCATTATAGGCATGACCTATATGACCTCGGATGTGGCAAGGAAATTCATGTTCCTTCCGAATGTATCCGTATGGGACAAAGATATGGCGGCAATGAAAAAAGCCGGGATTAATATGATCCGGACCGGGTTTTGGACCAGCTACCGGCATATTTCCTATATGGACGGGCATCCCTCGGAGGGTGTGCTCAGGGCCATAGACGCATTCATTCTCACCGCCAAAAAACATGATATTGAAGTATGTTTTAACTTCTTCGCTTTCACTCCGGAAATGTGGGAAGGAAGCAACCCGTACCTGGACCCGCGCAGTGTAGAAGCACAAAAACGGTTTATTGCGGCATTTGTTTCCCGGCATAAGGAAACGAAGAACCTTCATTGGGATTTGATTAATGAGCCTTCCATGTTTGATCATAAACGGGAGTTTCTAGGTCCCCGGAGCTGTCAGGACCCCTACGAGAAAGCCGCTTATATCGAATGGCTTAAACGGCGCCATCAGGGGGATATCCGCAAGGTGCAGGAGGCTTGGGGGCTTACGCCGGACCAACTCCCTGATTTTGACTCGGTGATTTTGCCCGAGCCGGAAGAGATCAATTTCGATATTCAGGACATGCTTTTCGGGAAAAAGGGCAGCTGCTGGCTTGATTATTCCCTGTTTACTATGGATATGCTGAACCGGTGGGCAGAGCAGCTTAACGAGACCATCCGCTCCATTCAGCCCAAACAGTTGATAACCATTGGTCAGGATGAAGCGCTAGGAGCCCAGCGTCCGTCCCCGTTCTTCTACGAACAGGCCATGGACTATACGACTAACCATTCCTGGTGGCTAATGGATCAGCTCGTATGGGATGGTATCTTTGCCAAGACGCCTAATAAGCCAAATCTGATCCAGGAGACCGGCATCATGTATGTGGAAACGCCGGACGGCAGGGCTAAACGCAGCGAAATCGAACTCCGGAATATTCTGGAACGGAAATATGCATATTCGTTCTCTACAGGGGGAGCGGGGGCTGTACAATGGCTGTGGAATACGAATTTCTATATGGATAACATCAATGAATCGAATATCGGCGCTTTGCGTGCGGACGGTACGGAGAAGCCTGAGGCGAATGTCTCCTATGATTTTGGCCGCTTCATGGAAGCGTGCCGGGACCTGTTTGAAGACCGCAAGCTGGAGGATGTTGTAGTGGTTTTCCCATACTCTAATGATTTGTCCAACCGCAGCTTTGCAGTCGAAGCGACGAGCCGTCTGACCCGGGTACTGGCTCATGAAATGAACGTCCATTTCCGTGCCATGGGCGAATATCAGCTGGATGCGCTGAAAGACCAGCCAGCAAAGCTGATTGTGCTGCCAAGCGCACATAACCTCAGTGAAAGCGCATTTGCCTATCCGGCAGCACGGCGGAACACTGCTGGTGACGGGTCCGCTCGGTCTGACCGAGTACTGGCAGCCGGCCAAACGCCTGCAGGATGCGCTGGGTGA
- a CDS encoding helix-turn-helix domain-containing protein, whose protein sequence is MISKYTNGVEIKSTRKGIGLSRMNKGRKTTFEERIEIAQYTIANDLDYQKSMEKYDVSYSQVYAWVRKYKSGGEEALKDNRGRNKPAEELDDHERLKLRIKELEARNEYLEMENALAKKLAEIRRRHTR, encoded by the coding sequence ATGATCTCCAAGTATACTAATGGGGTAGAAATAAAATCTACTCGTAAAGGAATTGGACTATCTCGTATGAACAAAGGACGTAAAACCACTTTCGAAGAACGCATTGAAATTGCACAGTATACGATCGCAAATGATCTGGATTATCAGAAATCCATGGAGAAATATGATGTTTCTTATTCACAGGTGTACGCATGGGTTCGTAAATATAAATCTGGCGGTGAGGAAGCCCTCAAGGACAATCGCGGTCGTAACAAGCCTGCGGAAGAGTTGGATGATCATGAACGACTCAAGCTTCGGATCAAAGAATTAGAAGCACGGAACGAGTATTTAGAAATGGAGAACGCTCTGGCAAAAAAGTTGGCAGAGATCCGGCGACGACATACACGCTAA
- a CDS encoding helix-turn-helix domain-containing protein, which yields MSKRSPTSLEVKLRVVKRCLQNETNPSYEAKQLGIDKNTVTDWVRKYKADGLDGLKESRGCKAYSEDLQLAAIRDVLSGSHSIREATKKYHISSKSVLTR from the coding sequence ATGTCCAAAAGGAGTCCAACTTCTTTAGAGGTAAAGCTACGTGTCGTAAAGCGATGTCTTCAGAATGAGACAAACCCAAGTTATGAGGCGAAACAGCTGGGAATAGACAAAAACACGGTAACAGATTGGGTAAGGAAGTATAAAGCAGATGGTCTTGACGGATTAAAGGAATCCAGAGGATGTAAAGCTTACTCAGAGGATCTGCAGCTGGCTGCAATCAGAGATGTATTATCCGGTAGTCATTCTATACGAGAGGCGACAAAGAAGTATCATATTTCTAGTAAAAGTGTTTTGACGAGATGA
- a CDS encoding ABC transporter ATP-binding protein, translated as MMNVIEVNGLTKIYGTRTVVNKLDLEIKKGEIYGFLGRNGAGKSTFINMITGIIQPTSGSFKLLNESSLKKVYHRIGVLPDYSTFYDSLTAIDHLKYYGRITGHKLSTEQCEIVLERVGLLEHAKKKAGKYSFGMKKKLGIAQAIVHNPDLIFLDEPTSGIDAESALSIQRLIVNLQEEGKTIFMTSHNLHEVEKICTRIAIMKSGKILNEGTLNDLRAHYMSAVTVEIQHSPFSTRKDTIQQFLESLGRDIQFKGSRTSIVVESEDKIPTIIRTLTKYDIDIFRVNVDEPSLKDIFLETRQNSKIS; from the coding sequence ATGATGAATGTTATCGAGGTAAATGGTCTGACGAAGATATATGGAACGAGAACTGTAGTCAATAAACTTGATCTTGAAATTAAAAAAGGTGAAATTTACGGGTTTCTTGGCCGTAATGGTGCCGGGAAATCTACGTTTATCAATATGATAACGGGAATTATCCAACCAACTTCGGGCAGTTTTAAATTATTGAATGAATCTTCACTAAAAAAGGTTTACCATCGCATAGGTGTCTTGCCGGATTATTCAACATTCTACGATTCATTAACAGCAATAGACCATCTTAAATATTATGGAAGAATAACTGGACACAAACTTTCGACTGAACAATGCGAGATTGTTTTAGAAAGAGTTGGTTTGCTTGAACATGCCAAGAAAAAAGCCGGAAAATATTCCTTTGGAATGAAGAAGAAATTAGGCATTGCACAAGCTATTGTCCATAATCCGGATTTAATTTTTTTGGATGAACCAACCTCTGGAATTGATGCTGAATCCGCACTTAGTATTCAACGGTTAATCGTCAACTTGCAGGAAGAGGGAAAAACCATTTTTATGACTTCTCATAACTTGCATGAAGTGGAGAAGATTTGTACGAGGATTGCTATTATGAAAAGTGGCAAAATCTTAAATGAAGGTACCTTAAATGACCTAAGAGCTCATTACATGTCAGCTGTTACAGTTGAAATTCAGCATTCACCATTTTCAACCCGAAAGGATACGATTCAACAGTTCTTGGAATCTCTTGGCCGGGATATTCAGTTTAAAGGGAGCCGGACTTCTATCGTAGTAGAGTCTGAGGACAAAATCCCAACCATTATTAGAACGTTAACCAAATACGACATTGACATCTTCCGGGTAAATGTTGATGAACCGTCCCTGAAAGACATATTCCTCGAGACAAGACAAAACAGCAAAATTTCATAG
- a CDS encoding ABC transporter permease subunit, whose protein sequence is MWAICTKEFRNLFKSVKSIIVIVIIFGVTYLIADIMEKSADQLKELGLGSDGYAMGTLFIVFLLGILFISGLSHDMINREVSSRTMRFLVTKTTRNKIIAGKYLGVWFFWLCCIVCSFILISLVSKKFLWFNVMDCMTFISVGIAFTILFSVIIPKPSISMFFSIVFSLAFPALSYWSIYSNNNLVNSFKYLTPYYYSSLGNYFILINLVYALLVLFIALALFKRRDL, encoded by the coding sequence ATGTGGGCAATCTGTACAAAAGAATTTAGAAACCTTTTTAAAAGTGTGAAATCCATTATCGTGATCGTCATTATTTTTGGAGTCACCTACTTGATTGCGGATATTATGGAAAAGTCAGCGGACCAACTTAAAGAGCTGGGATTGGGTTCTGATGGTTATGCCATGGGGACGTTATTTATTGTCTTTCTGCTTGGTATTCTTTTTATTTCTGGACTATCACACGATATGATTAACAGAGAAGTTAGTTCCAGGACAATGAGATTTCTTGTTACGAAAACAACCCGAAATAAAATTATAGCAGGGAAGTATTTAGGGGTCTGGTTTTTTTGGCTGTGCTGTATTGTATGTTCCTTCATATTAATTTCACTGGTATCTAAAAAATTCTTATGGTTCAATGTTATGGATTGCATGACCTTTATTTCGGTTGGAATTGCATTTACTATCCTGTTTTCTGTAATTATTCCCAAACCTTCTATTTCAATGTTTTTCAGTATTGTATTTTCATTGGCTTTTCCAGCATTAAGCTATTGGTCAATCTATTCCAACAATAACCTCGTCAATTCGTTTAAATATCTTACGCCCTATTACTATTCAAGTTTGGGGAACTATTTTATTCTAATTAATCTTGTTTACGCTCTGTTAGTACTGTTTATCGCTTTAGCCTTATTCAAAAGGAGAGATTTATGA